One genomic segment of Arachis duranensis cultivar V14167 chromosome 4, aradu.V14167.gnm2.J7QH, whole genome shotgun sequence includes these proteins:
- the LOC107485419 gene encoding probable serine/threonine-protein kinase PBL8, with protein sequence MGNCGTREESAVVSNAQVQQLQASSLSSRNAGAGAGDRKHSRSVSDLSESCSTPRHYNIEDVRNNTLLYTHVIAFTLYELETITKSFRSDYILGEGGFGTVYKGYIDENVRVGLKSLPVAVKVLNKEGLQGHREWLTEVNFLGQLRHPNLVKLIGYCCEDDHRLLVYEFMFRGSLENHLFRKATIPLPWATRMMIALGAAKGLAFLHNAERPVIYRDFKTSNILLDSDYTAKLSDFGLAKAGPQGDETHVSTRVMGTYGYAAPEYVMTGHLTARSDVYSFGVVLLELLTGRKSVDKTRPGKEQSLVDWARPKLNDKRKLLQIIDPRLENQYSVRAAQKACSLAYYCLSQNPKARPLMSDVVETLEPLQSSSIGAGEVSLTGSNSVSTGHFPMTKISDYRMRPKFSNNVGPGAACRSPNPSCSPGAAAACRVR encoded by the exons ATGGGCAATTGCGGCACCAGAGAAGAATCCGCAGTAGTTTCCAATGCTCAAG TTCAGCAGCTCCAGGCGTCGTCCTTGAGCTCCAGGAACGCCGGCGCCGGCGCCGGTGACAGGAAGCACAGCCGCTCGGTGTCGGATCTGAGCGAGTCTTGCTCCACGCCGCGCCACTACAACATCGAAGACGTGAGGAACAACACGCTGCTCTACACGCACGTGATCGCGTTCACGCTCTACGAGCTTGAGACGATCACCAAGAGTTTTCGCTCCGATTATATTCTCGGAGAGGGAGGGTTTGGGACTGTGTATAAGGGGTACATTGATGAGAATGTGAGGGTTGGGCTCAAGTCGCTGCCCGTAGCGGTTAAGGTTTTGAACAAGGAAGGGCTTCAGGGACACCGAGAATGGCTT ACGGAAGTGAATTTTCTAGGGCAGCTTAGGCATCCTAATCTGGTGAAGTTGATAGGGTACTGCTGTGAGGATGACCACAGGCTGCTTGTGTACGAGTTCATGTTTCGAGGAAGTCTGGAAAATCACCTATTCCGAA AGGCAACTATCCCTTTACCATGGGCTACAAGAATGATGATTGCTCTAGGAGCTGCCAAAGGGCTTGCCTTTCTGCACAATGCTGAAAGGCCAGTAATCTACCGTGACTTTAAAACGTCTAATATATTATTGGACTCT GACTATACGGCCAAGCTTTCTGATTTTGGTCTAGCAAAAGCAGGACCACAAGGGGATGAAACCCATGTATCTACCCGAGTCATGGGTACATATGGTTATGCTGCCCCCGAATATGTAATGACTG GCCACTTGACAGCTAGGAGTGATGTGTATAGCTTTGGGGTTGTTCTTTTGGAGCTTTTGACGGGAAGGAAATCTGTTGACAAGACAAGACCTGGGAAGGAACAGAGCTTAGTAGATTGGGCACGGCCAAAGCTTAATGACAAGCGCAAACTCCTGCAAATAATTGATCCTAGATTGGAAAACCAATATTCAGTGAGAGCTGCACAGAAAGCATGTAGCTTGGCATACTATTGTTTGAGTCAAAATCCGAAAGCCAGACCACTAATGAGCGATGTGGTCGAGACATTGGAGCCCTTACAAAGTTCAAGTATAGGTGCCGGTGAAGTTTCATTAACCGGCTCAAATAGTGTAAGCACAGGGCACTTTCCGATGACCAAAATCTCCGACTACCGAATGCGTCCCAAGTTCTCAAACAATGTTGGTCCTGGTGCTGCTTGCCGGTCTCCTAACCCTAGCTGCTCGCCGGGTGCTGCAGCAGCATGCCGGGTAAGATAA